The Streptomyces sp. DG1A-41 genomic sequence GGGTGACCAGGACGGCGTAGAAGACCTTGTTGGCGTGCTTGTACGGGATCCGGGCGAGACCGTAGCCGGCCAGCGAGCAGACCAGCAGGATTCCCACGGTGTGCAGGACGGCGACGACCACGGAGTTCCACAGGGACCGGGCGAAGTCGACGGTGACGTCGTTGAACGGCTCGCTGAAGTTGCCCCACTGGATGGTGGTGGGGAACCACTTCCAGTTCTCCCCGGTGATCTCCGGGTCCGTCATCAGCGCGTTGCGGACGATGAGATAGAAGGGGATCAGGAAGAGGACGGCCGCGATGCCGGTCGCGATGTACAGACCGGTGCTGCTGATGACGCCGCCGCGCTTGGCCTTGGCCGGCTTCGTGACCTTCCCGAGGTCGGGTGCTGTGGTGGTCACTTGGACTCCTCACCCCTTCCGAAGCCCATGATCTTGCCCTGGAACAGCGTGACGATGCAGATGAGCAGGGTCAGGACGACCGCGCCCGCGCTGCCCACGCCGTAGTTCTGGTTCTCGCCGAGGGCCATCTTGTACAGCTCGACCAGCGGCGGCTGGCCCCAGGTGGCCTTGGGCAGCAGGTTCCAGAACTCGTCGAAGGCCTGGTAGGCGGCGATCAGCAAGAGCAGGATCACCGCGGTGGACGTGGCCCGCAGCTGGGGCAGCGTGATGTGCCGGAAGGTCTGCCAGCCCGGCTTGGCGCCGTCGATGGCGGCGGCCTCGTACAGCTCCCGCGGGATGTTCTGGAGCGCCGCAAGGAAGAGGATCATGTAGAAGCCTGACTGCAGCCAGAGGCGTACGGTCACGATGACCAGCCAGTACCAGGGCGGATCGGGGTTGGCCAGCCAGGCGACATTGTCGATGCCGAACCAGCCGAGGAAGGTGTTGGCCATGCCGAAGCGGACGCCGTTGAAGATGGACATCTTCCAGATCAGCGCGGCGGCGACATAGCTGACCGCGGTCGGCAGGAAGAACACCGACCGGAAGAACGCCCGCATGAACCGCAGCCGGTTCACCAGGAGGGCGAGTCCCAGAGACATCGCCCAGGTGGCGGGCACGATGAAAGCGGCGAACACGGTGAACGTGACGAGCGAGTTGAGGAAGTCGTCGTTCGTCAGGATCGATCTGTAGTTTTCGAAGCCGACGAACTCGCTCGGCGTGACCGTGAAGCGTGCCTCGAAGAAGCTGAGCCAGATGCTCCAGCCGATGGGCACGAAGACGAAGATCACCAGGCCGATCAGGAACGGACCGGTGAAGAGCCAAAAGTTGAAGGTGCTGTTCGCCCTCAGGCCCCGCCGCGGCCGGGTCTTGAAGACCTTGGCCGGGGCGGGCTGGGCGACCCCGCGTGTGGTGGTGGTCGACATGTCGAGATCCGTCCGGCGGTCTATCCGAAGAGCTTCTTGAGTTCGGCGTCGACCTTCTTCTCACAGGCGTCGAGCGCGGCCTTCGGGTCGCCGTTCTTGCGGACGGTGTTGGCGATCACGTCCCAGAAGGCGGCGATCATGGACTGCGTCCAGCCGATGTTGTCGAAGTGGCCGAACTCGTTGAAGAGCTTCACGCCCTCAGCCGGCAGGCCGGACTTCAGCTTGTCCGCGGACTGCGCGAGGGAGGTGCGCGGCGGGATGTGGAAGCCGTAGGAGGTGGCGAAGTCCTCCTGGTACTCCTTCTGGTCGATCCAGAGCCACTTGACGTATTCCTTGGCCGCCTCGACGTTCTTGCTCTTGGCGTTGACGAACATCGACCAGCCGCCGTTATAGACGGACTGCTTGCCGGCCGAGCCGACCTTCGGGAACGGGAAGA encodes the following:
- a CDS encoding sugar ABC transporter permease; its protein translation is MSTTTTRGVAQPAPAKVFKTRPRRGLRANSTFNFWLFTGPFLIGLVIFVFVPIGWSIWLSFFEARFTVTPSEFVGFENYRSILTNDDFLNSLVTFTVFAAFIVPATWAMSLGLALLVNRLRFMRAFFRSVFFLPTAVSYVAAALIWKMSIFNGVRFGMANTFLGWFGIDNVAWLANPDPPWYWLVIVTVRLWLQSGFYMILFLAALQNIPRELYEAAAIDGAKPGWQTFRHITLPQLRATSTAVILLLLIAAYQAFDEFWNLLPKATWGQPPLVELYKMALGENQNYGVGSAGAVVLTLLICIVTLFQGKIMGFGRGEESK